The proteins below come from a single Kitasatospora sp. NBC_00315 genomic window:
- a CDS encoding SseB family protein yields MDRKNIPNPGFAADDGAPDPALTAALERWSRDPAAEPEVLAALLPSRLMVPIVALLGEVETDENGLRHEKTSDMAVPVIEAADGRRALPAFTSLESLARWRADARPAPVAAPQAVLAAYSERADTLLLDPAGPVTYQLTGARMRAVAETREYLPPVRDPEVREAVRRVLAAEPAVAAGYLRSGGGADGTLALVLDQDAADGDVRAVADRLAAALVGDPVLRVRLDRGLELALLRTELAREPFYRR; encoded by the coding sequence GTGGACCGCAAGAACATTCCGAACCCAGGATTCGCCGCCGACGACGGCGCCCCCGATCCCGCCCTGACCGCGGCGCTTGAGCGCTGGTCGCGGGATCCGGCCGCCGAGCCGGAGGTGCTGGCCGCGCTGCTGCCGAGCCGGCTGATGGTCCCGATCGTGGCGCTGCTCGGTGAGGTCGAGACCGATGAGAACGGTCTGCGGCACGAGAAGACCAGCGACATGGCCGTCCCCGTGATCGAGGCCGCCGACGGCCGGCGGGCACTGCCCGCGTTCACCTCGCTGGAGAGCCTGGCCCGCTGGCGCGCCGACGCCCGGCCGGCCCCGGTCGCGGCTCCGCAGGCCGTCCTCGCCGCCTACTCGGAGCGGGCCGACACCCTGCTCCTCGACCCCGCGGGGCCGGTCACCTATCAGCTCACCGGCGCCCGGATGCGGGCCGTCGCGGAGACCCGGGAGTACCTGCCGCCCGTCCGCGATCCCGAGGTGCGGGAGGCGGTGCGGCGGGTGCTGGCGGCCGAGCCGGCGGTGGCGGCGGGGTACCTGCGCTCCGGCGGCGGCGCGGACGGCACGCTCGCGCTGGTGCTGGACCAGGACGCGGCCGACGGCGACGTACGCGCCGTGGCGGACCGGTTGGCGGCCGCGCTGGTCGGCGACCCGGTGCTGAGGGTCCGGCTCGACCGGGGTCTTGAGCTGGCGCTGCTGCGCACCGAACTCGCCCGGGAGCCGTTCTACCGCCGCTGA
- a CDS encoding DUF1844 domain-containing protein — MSSEPTDSNSSADDGEIGFDDLTRDIAEVPAVEVITTVAVHLMSAAAVKCGLAEGGAADKDLDEARKLITALAGLVTAGAPEISNFHAAPLRDGLKSLQLAFREASLVPDAPGTGPGEKFTGPVYS; from the coding sequence TTGAGCAGCGAGCCCACCGACAGCAACAGCTCCGCGGACGACGGGGAGATCGGCTTCGACGACCTCACCCGTGACATCGCGGAGGTCCCGGCCGTCGAGGTGATCACCACGGTGGCGGTGCACCTGATGAGCGCGGCCGCCGTCAAGTGCGGCCTGGCCGAGGGCGGCGCCGCCGACAAGGATCTCGACGAGGCCCGCAAGCTGATCACCGCCCTGGCCGGCCTGGTCACCGCGGGCGCCCCCGAGATCAGCAACTTCCACGCGGCCCCGCTGCGGGACGGCCTCAAGTCGCTCCAGCTCGCCTTCCGCGAGGCCTCGCTCGTCCCGGACGCCCCCGGCACCGGCCCCGGCGAGAAGTTCACCGGGCCCGTCTACTCCTGA
- the infC gene encoding translation initiation factor IF-3: MEEGATRGGPISTEPRINDRIRVPEVRLVGPSGEQVGIVPLAKALELAQEYDLDLVEVAATARPPVCKLMDYGKFKYESALKAREARKNQAHTVIKEMKLRPKIDPHDYDTKKGHVVRFLKQGDKVKITIMFRGREQSRPELGFRLLQRLANDVQDLGFVESSAKQDGRNMIMVLGPHKKKTEAMAEARVIADARKAERQGRTTGPDTAADDDAALEAENAAAEAEADDADAAEATDETDTEVEVEQPTEVAQDA, encoded by the coding sequence ATCGAAGAAGGTGCAACCCGAGGAGGCCCCATCAGCACCGAGCCCCGCATCAACGACCGGATTCGCGTCCCCGAGGTGCGACTCGTCGGTCCCAGCGGCGAGCAGGTCGGCATCGTGCCGCTTGCCAAGGCGCTGGAGCTCGCACAGGAGTACGACCTCGACCTGGTCGAGGTCGCGGCGACCGCCCGGCCGCCGGTGTGCAAGCTCATGGACTACGGCAAGTTCAAGTACGAGTCGGCCCTGAAGGCCCGTGAGGCGCGCAAGAACCAGGCGCACACGGTCATCAAGGAGATGAAGCTCCGGCCGAAGATCGACCCGCACGACTATGACACCAAGAAGGGTCACGTCGTCCGGTTCCTCAAGCAGGGCGACAAGGTCAAGATCACGATCATGTTCCGCGGTCGTGAGCAGTCCAGGCCCGAGCTGGGCTTCCGACTGCTGCAGCGGCTGGCGAACGACGTCCAGGACCTGGGCTTCGTGGAGTCCTCGGCCAAGCAGGACGGCCGAAACATGATCATGGTGCTTGGCCCGCACAAGAAGAAGACCGAGGCGATGGCCGAGGCCCGCGTGATCGCGGACGCCCGCAAGGCCGAGCGTCAGGGCCGTACCACCGGCCCCGACACCGCCGCGGACGACGACGCAGCGCTTGAGGCCGAGAACGCCGCAGCCGAGGCGGAGGCCGATGACGCCGACGCCGCCGAGGCCACGGACGAGACCGACACCGAGGTCGAGGTCGAGCAGCCGACCGAGGTCGCCCAGGACGCCTGA
- the rpmI gene encoding 50S ribosomal protein L35 → MPKQKTHSGASKRFKISGSGKVLRERAGRRHLLEHKPSTLTRKLAGTVVVAPADVKKVKKLLGK, encoded by the coding sequence ATGCCGAAGCAAAAGACGCACAGCGGCGCCAGCAAGCGCTTCAAGATCAGCGGCTCCGGGAAGGTCCTGCGCGAGCGCGCCGGCCGTCGCCACCTGCTTGAGCACAAGCCCTCGACCCTGACCCGCAAGCTCGCCGGCACGGTCGTGGTCGCTCCGGCCGATGTCAAGAAGGTCAAGAAGCTTCTCGGCAAGTGA
- the rplT gene encoding 50S ribosomal protein L20, with product MARVKRAVNAHKKRRVILERASGYRGQRSRLYRKAKEQVTHSLVYNYNDRKKRKGDFRQLWIQRINAAARANGVTYNRFVQGLKAANVEIDRKMLADLAVNDPAVFASLVEVAQKALPTDVNAPRVAADAA from the coding sequence GTGGCACGCGTCAAGCGGGCAGTAAACGCCCACAAGAAGCGCCGGGTCATCCTCGAGCGGGCCAGCGGTTACCGCGGCCAGCGGTCGCGCCTGTACCGCAAGGCCAAGGAGCAGGTCACCCACTCGCTCGTCTACAACTACAACGACCGCAAGAAGCGCAAGGGCGACTTCCGTCAGCTCTGGATCCAGCGCATCAACGCTGCGGCCCGTGCCAACGGCGTCACCTACAACCGCTTCGTGCAGGGTCTGAAGGCCGCCAACGTCGAGATCGACCGCAAGATGCTGGCCGACCTCGCCGTCAACGACCCGGCCGTCTTCGCGTCGCTCGTCGAGGTGGCCCAGAAGGCGCTGCCGACCGACGTCAACGCCCCCCGGGTCGCCGCCGACGCCGCCTGA
- a CDS encoding TrmH family RNA methyltransferase, which yields MQSTDTPLLTSLRSPRVVAARRLAKRNQRTKERRFLAEGPQAVREAVAYGQLPGTSEHAVVEVYLTQEAAERHADIVAAALAEGLPVLTATDEVIADICDTVTPQGIVALCRFIDTPFEDVLRAGPRLVAVLAHVRDPGNAGTVLRTADAAGADAVVLTDASVDLYNPKAVRASVGSLFHLPVAVGVPVEEAVARLREAGVRVLAADGAGERDLDQELDEGTLGAPGAWVFGNEAWGLPEETRALADEVVRVPIHGHAESLNLATAAAVCLYASARAQRSPGGCRAQG from the coding sequence ATGCAGAGCACCGACACCCCCCTGCTGACCTCCCTGCGCTCGCCCCGCGTCGTCGCCGCCCGCAGGCTGGCCAAGCGCAACCAGCGCACCAAGGAGCGCCGCTTCCTCGCCGAGGGCCCGCAGGCCGTCCGGGAGGCCGTCGCGTACGGGCAGCTGCCGGGCACGTCCGAGCACGCCGTGGTCGAGGTCTACCTCACCCAGGAGGCCGCCGAGCGGCACGCCGACATCGTGGCGGCCGCCCTCGCGGAGGGCCTGCCGGTGCTCACCGCCACCGACGAGGTCATCGCGGACATCTGCGACACCGTCACCCCGCAGGGCATCGTCGCGCTCTGCCGCTTCATCGACACCCCCTTCGAGGACGTCCTGCGGGCGGGCCCCCGACTGGTCGCCGTGCTCGCGCACGTCCGCGACCCCGGCAACGCCGGTACGGTGCTGCGCACCGCCGACGCGGCCGGCGCGGACGCCGTGGTGCTCACCGACGCCTCCGTGGACCTGTACAACCCGAAGGCCGTACGGGCCTCCGTGGGCAGTTTGTTCCACCTCCCGGTCGCCGTCGGCGTGCCGGTCGAGGAGGCCGTCGCGCGACTGCGCGAGGCCGGTGTCCGGGTGCTGGCCGCCGACGGCGCGGGGGAGCGCGACCTCGACCAGGAGCTCGACGAGGGCACGCTCGGCGCGCCCGGCGCATGGGTGTTCGGCAACGAGGCATGGGGCCTGCCGGAGGAGACCCGCGCACTCGCCGACGAGGTGGTGCGCGTGCCCATCCACGGGCACGCCGAGAGCCTCAATCTCGCCACGGCCGCCGCCGTCTGCCTCTATGCGTCGGCCCGGGCCCAGCGCTCGCCGGGAGGGTGTCGCGCACAGGGGTAG
- a CDS encoding ATP-binding protein has translation MAGNGAELNPDDLPDGLVIADAAGLVVCFNSAAARLTGIRPGAVLGSPLAAALPLEDLDGRRWWQLTDPYGGLATRTGQPERNLLLPGGREVLVSARYVRAAPCGPPERVVIALRGTEARRRTERSHAELIATVAHELRSPLTSVKGFTATLLAKWERFTDGQKRLMLETVDADADRVTRLIAELLDISRIDAGRLELRKQVVDLAAAVRRHVEGKVAAGIPEDRFDIRISGPLTQLWADPDKVDQVLGNLLENAVRHGEGTVTIEVAPAKEVVEAPVWERPGTPPRVLEGTAITVSDEGGGIPEESIPRVFTRFWRGSKRGGTGLGLYIVKGIVEAHGGSIRVDRAPGGGARFRFILPAAVPDFML, from the coding sequence ATGGCCGGCAACGGGGCAGAGCTGAACCCGGACGACCTGCCCGACGGCCTGGTGATCGCCGACGCCGCCGGCCTCGTGGTCTGCTTCAACAGCGCCGCGGCCCGCCTCACCGGGATCCGGCCCGGCGCCGTCCTCGGCAGCCCGCTGGCCGCCGCCCTCCCGCTGGAGGACCTGGACGGCCGCCGCTGGTGGCAGTTGACCGATCCGTACGGCGGCCTGGCCACCCGCACCGGCCAGCCGGAGCGCAACCTGCTGCTGCCCGGCGGCCGCGAGGTGCTGGTATCCGCCCGCTACGTGCGCGCGGCGCCCTGCGGGCCGCCCGAGCGGGTGGTGATCGCGCTGCGCGGCACCGAGGCCCGCCGGCGCACCGAGCGCAGCCACGCCGAACTGATCGCCACCGTCGCGCACGAGCTGCGCTCCCCGCTGACCAGCGTCAAGGGCTTCACCGCCACGCTGCTGGCCAAGTGGGAGCGCTTCACCGACGGGCAGAAGCGGCTCATGCTGGAGACCGTCGACGCGGACGCCGACCGGGTCACCCGGCTGATCGCCGAGCTGCTGGACATCTCCCGGATCGACGCCGGCCGCCTGGAGCTGCGCAAGCAGGTGGTCGACCTCGCGGCCGCCGTGCGCCGGCACGTGGAGGGCAAGGTCGCGGCGGGCATCCCCGAGGACCGCTTCGACATCCGGATCAGCGGCCCGCTCACCCAGCTCTGGGCCGACCCCGACAAGGTCGACCAGGTGCTCGGGAACCTGCTGGAAAATGCGGTGCGGCACGGCGAGGGAACTGTCACGATCGAGGTGGCACCGGCCAAGGAGGTCGTCGAGGCACCCGTCTGGGAGCGCCCCGGCACCCCGCCCCGCGTCCTGGAAGGCACAGCGATCACCGTGAGCGACGAAGGCGGAGGCATCCCCGAGGAGTCGATTCCGCGCGTCTTCACCCGCTTCTGGCGCGGCAGCAAGCGTGGCGGCACGGGCCTGGGCCTCTACATCGTGAAGGGCATCGTCGAGGCCCACGGCGGCTCGATCCGCGTCGACCGCGCGCCCGGCGGCGGCGCCCGGTTCCGATTCATCCTGCCCGCCGCGGTGCCCGACTTCATGCTCTGA
- the pheS gene encoding phenylalanine--tRNA ligase subunit alpha, with protein sequence MSAPNKSYDPVEVEALKPEEVERARDEALGAFAAAGSLDELKQAKVAHTGDRSALSLANREIGALPPHAKAAAGKLIGQARGAVNQALAKRQTELEAERDARVLVEEAVDVTLPYDRAPRGARHPLTTLAERIEDTFVAMGYEVAEGPEVEAEWLNFDALNLGPDHPARSMQDTFFVQAPDGSADSGVVLRTQTSPVQIRSMLDREPPVYVICPGRVYRTDELDATHTPVFRQLEGLAVDEGITFADLKGTLELLVSKLIGDGLELRWRPSYFPFTEPGAEIDLQCFVCRGESIGNPDKPCRTCSSEGWIELGGCGVVNPRVLIAAGVDPDRYSGFAFGLGLERILMNRHSVADMRDMVEGDVRFTLPFGMEI encoded by the coding sequence ATGTCGGCACCCAATAAGTCGTATGACCCGGTAGAGGTAGAGGCATTGAAGCCCGAAGAGGTCGAGCGTGCCCGCGACGAGGCCCTCGGCGCCTTCGCCGCGGCCGGCAGCCTCGACGAGCTCAAGCAGGCCAAGGTCGCCCACACCGGCGACCGCTCCGCGCTGTCCCTCGCCAACCGCGAGATCGGCGCCCTCCCGCCGCACGCGAAGGCCGCGGCGGGCAAGCTGATCGGCCAGGCCCGCGGTGCCGTCAACCAGGCGCTGGCCAAGCGGCAGACCGAGCTGGAGGCGGAACGCGACGCCCGCGTGCTGGTCGAGGAGGCGGTGGACGTCACGCTGCCGTACGACCGCGCCCCGCGCGGTGCCCGGCACCCGCTGACCACCCTCGCGGAGCGCATCGAGGACACCTTCGTCGCGATGGGCTACGAGGTCGCCGAGGGCCCCGAGGTCGAGGCCGAGTGGCTCAACTTCGACGCCCTCAACCTCGGGCCGGACCACCCGGCCCGTTCGATGCAGGACACCTTCTTCGTCCAGGCCCCGGACGGCTCCGCCGACTCCGGCGTGGTGCTGCGCACCCAGACCTCCCCGGTCCAGATCCGCAGCATGCTCGATCGCGAGCCGCCGGTCTACGTGATCTGCCCCGGCCGGGTCTACCGGACCGACGAGCTGGACGCCACCCACACCCCGGTCTTCCGGCAGCTGGAGGGCCTGGCGGTGGACGAGGGCATCACCTTCGCCGACCTCAAGGGCACCCTGGAGCTGCTGGTCTCCAAGCTGATCGGCGACGGCCTGGAGCTGCGCTGGCGGCCCTCGTACTTCCCGTTCACCGAGCCGGGCGCCGAGATCGACCTGCAGTGCTTCGTCTGCCGCGGCGAGAGCATCGGCAACCCGGACAAGCCCTGCCGCACCTGCTCCTCCGAGGGCTGGATCGAACTGGGCGGCTGCGGAGTGGTCAACCCCCGCGTGCTGATCGCGGCCGGTGTCGACCCCGACCGCTACAGCGGATTCGCCTTCGGCCTCGGCCTGGAGCGAATTCTGATGAACCGCCACAGCGTCGCCGACATGCGCGACATGGTCGAGGGTGACGTCCGTTTCACCCTCCCGTTCGGGATGGAGATCTGA
- the pheT gene encoding phenylalanine--tRNA ligase subunit beta produces MRVPLSWLREYVDLPAGETGRDVAARLVRAGLEVETVEQLNADLKGPLVVGQVLSIEELSGFKKPIRHCFVNVGDANGTGEPQEIVCGATNFAVGDKVVVVLPGAVLPGPFPIAARQTYGHTSAGMICSARELGMGDDHNGIIVLPPEYEPGTDAVELLQLVDEVLDIAVTPDRGYCLSMRGVAREAAAAYGLPLADPALLDVPPANSYGYLVKVADPVGCDRFVARTVTGLDPAAKSPIWLQRRLQKSGVRPISLTVDITNYVMLEVGQPLHAYDRGRVDGPIQVRRAEEGELLTTLDGVKRKLSAEDLLICDNSGPIGLAGVMGGASTEIADPVTDPATGQVTGSTEVIIEAAHFDAVAIARTAKRHKLPSEASKRFERGVDPEATRAAAQRAVDLLVLIAGGTAEAGVTDIAAPHPLRTITIAADLPDRVAGTVYGRETVARRLQEIGCSVAGADILEITPPTWRPDLTDPYDLAEEVIRLEGYDNVPTRMPTVPPGKGLTEAQRMHRRVGVALAGAGYVEVNNYPFVGEAALDGLGLEPDDRRRRTVKLVNPLNDEEPALRTTLLPGLLGALRRNIGRGNTDLAIFETGTVFLPKDELTVAPRPSVERRPTPEEFAELNAALPDQPRRVAVALAGERLPSGWWGRGAQAGWADAVEAARTVAAAAGIELTVRQGRLAPWHPGRCAELVVAGTDRVVGHAGELHPRVVKALGLPERTSVMELDVDLLAADGAERVTGPTVSAYPVATQDVALIVDAAVPAAEVEGALRAGAGELLEAIRLFDVFTGEQVGGGKKSLAYALRFRATDRTLTADEASAAREAAVAEALARTGAVLRGA; encoded by the coding sequence ATGCGCGTCCCGCTTTCCTGGCTGCGTGAGTACGTCGACCTGCCGGCCGGCGAGACCGGCCGCGACGTGGCGGCCCGGCTGGTCCGCGCCGGCCTCGAGGTCGAGACCGTCGAGCAGCTCAACGCCGACCTCAAGGGCCCGCTGGTGGTCGGCCAGGTGCTCTCCATCGAGGAGCTGTCCGGCTTCAAGAAGCCGATCCGGCACTGCTTCGTCAACGTGGGCGACGCCAACGGCACCGGCGAGCCGCAGGAGATCGTCTGCGGTGCGACCAACTTCGCCGTCGGCGACAAGGTGGTCGTGGTCCTCCCGGGCGCGGTGCTGCCCGGCCCGTTCCCGATCGCCGCGCGGCAGACCTACGGCCACACCTCGGCCGGCATGATCTGCTCCGCCCGCGAGCTCGGCATGGGTGACGACCACAACGGCATCATCGTGCTCCCGCCGGAGTACGAGCCCGGCACCGACGCGGTCGAGCTGCTCCAGCTCGTCGACGAGGTGCTGGACATCGCCGTCACCCCGGACCGCGGCTACTGCCTCTCCATGCGCGGCGTCGCCCGTGAGGCCGCCGCCGCGTACGGGCTGCCGCTGGCCGACCCGGCGCTGCTGGACGTGCCCCCGGCCAACAGCTACGGCTACCTGGTCAAGGTCGCCGACCCGGTGGGCTGCGACCGCTTCGTGGCCCGTACGGTGACCGGCCTCGACCCGGCCGCCAAGTCGCCGATCTGGCTGCAGCGCCGTCTGCAGAAGTCCGGGGTCCGCCCGATCTCGCTGACCGTCGACATCACCAACTACGTGATGCTGGAGGTCGGCCAGCCGCTGCACGCCTACGACCGCGGGCGGGTCGACGGCCCGATCCAGGTCCGCCGGGCCGAGGAGGGCGAGCTGCTCACCACCCTCGACGGGGTCAAGCGCAAGCTGTCCGCCGAGGACCTGCTGATCTGCGACAACTCCGGCCCGATCGGGCTGGCCGGCGTGATGGGCGGCGCCAGCACGGAGATCGCCGACCCGGTGACCGACCCGGCGACCGGCCAGGTCACCGGCTCGACCGAGGTGATCATCGAGGCGGCGCACTTCGACGCCGTCGCGATCGCCCGCACGGCCAAGCGCCACAAGCTGCCCTCGGAGGCGTCCAAGCGCTTCGAGCGCGGCGTCGACCCGGAGGCCACCCGCGCCGCCGCCCAGCGCGCCGTGGACCTGCTGGTCCTGATCGCCGGCGGTACCGCCGAGGCCGGGGTCACCGACATCGCGGCCCCGCACCCGCTGCGTACCATCACCATCGCCGCGGACCTGCCCGACCGGGTCGCCGGCACCGTGTACGGGCGGGAGACGGTCGCCCGGCGACTGCAGGAGATCGGCTGCTCCGTCGCGGGCGCCGACATCCTGGAGATCACCCCGCCGACCTGGCGCCCCGACCTCACCGACCCGTACGACCTCGCGGAGGAGGTCATCCGCCTGGAGGGGTACGACAACGTCCCCACCCGGATGCCCACCGTCCCGCCGGGCAAGGGCCTGACCGAGGCGCAGCGGATGCACCGCCGGGTCGGTGTCGCCCTCGCGGGCGCGGGCTACGTCGAGGTGAACAACTACCCGTTCGTCGGCGAGGCCGCCCTCGACGGGCTCGGCCTGGAGCCGGACGACCGGCGCCGCCGCACGGTGAAGCTGGTCAACCCGCTCAACGACGAGGAGCCGGCGCTGCGCACCACGCTGCTGCCCGGCCTGCTCGGCGCCCTGCGGCGCAACATCGGCCGCGGCAACACCGATCTCGCGATCTTCGAGACGGGCACGGTGTTCCTGCCGAAGGACGAGCTGACCGTCGCCCCGCGCCCGTCCGTGGAGCGCAGGCCGACTCCCGAGGAGTTCGCCGAGCTGAACGCCGCCCTGCCGGACCAGCCGCGCCGCGTGGCGGTCGCGCTGGCGGGCGAGCGGCTGCCGTCCGGCTGGTGGGGCAGGGGCGCACAGGCGGGCTGGGCGGACGCGGTCGAGGCCGCCCGTACGGTCGCCGCCGCCGCGGGCATCGAGCTGACCGTGCGCCAGGGCCGGCTGGCCCCGTGGCACCCGGGCCGCTGCGCCGAGCTGGTCGTCGCCGGTACCGACCGGGTGGTCGGCCACGCCGGTGAGCTGCACCCGCGCGTCGTGAAGGCGCTCGGGCTGCCCGAGCGCACCAGCGTGATGGAGCTCGACGTCGACCTGCTGGCCGCCGACGGCGCCGAGCGGGTCACCGGGCCGACGGTGTCCGCCTACCCGGTGGCAACCCAGGACGTCGCGCTGATCGTCGACGCGGCCGTTCCGGCCGCCGAGGTTGAGGGCGCCCTGCGCGCCGGCGCGGGCGAACTGCTGGAGGCGATCCGGTTGTTCGACGTCTTCACCGGCGAGCAGGTGGGCGGGGGCAAGAAGTCGCTGGCGTACGCGCTGCGCTTCCGCGCCACCGACCGCACGCTGACGGCGGACGAGGCGTCGGCCGCCCGCGAGGCGGCGGTCGCCGAGGCCCTGGCCCGTACGGGCGCGGTGCTGCGCGGCGCCTGA
- a CDS encoding chitosanase, giving the protein MHPQHRTARIALAVILAAAPATLAAAGVSHAATPAASAVTAAAVGLDDPHKKDIAMQLVSSAENSSLDWKAQYKYIEDIKDGRGYTGGIIGFCSGTGDMLDLVQHYTDLKPGNILAKYLPALKKVNGTASHTGLGTAFTNDWATAAKDTVFQQAQNDERDRVYFNPAVNQAKADGLRALGQFAYYDAIVMHGPGSDPVSFGGIRATAMKKAKTPAQGGNETTYLNAFLDARKAAMLTEAAHDDTSRVDTEQRVFLKAGNLDLNPPLKWKTYGDSYTINS; this is encoded by the coding sequence ATGCACCCCCAGCACAGGACCGCCCGCATAGCCCTCGCGGTCATCCTGGCGGCCGCGCCCGCCACCCTCGCCGCGGCCGGCGTCAGCCACGCCGCCACTCCCGCCGCGTCCGCCGTGACGGCGGCCGCGGTCGGGCTGGACGACCCGCACAAGAAGGACATCGCCATGCAGCTGGTGTCCAGCGCGGAGAACTCCTCGCTGGACTGGAAGGCGCAGTACAAGTACATCGAGGACATCAAGGACGGCCGGGGCTACACCGGCGGCATCATCGGCTTCTGCTCCGGCACCGGTGACATGCTCGACCTCGTCCAGCACTACACCGACCTGAAGCCGGGCAACATCCTGGCCAAGTACCTGCCGGCCCTCAAGAAGGTCAACGGCACCGCCTCGCACACCGGCCTCGGCACCGCGTTCACCAACGACTGGGCCACCGCCGCCAAGGACACCGTCTTCCAGCAGGCGCAGAACGACGAGCGCGACCGGGTCTACTTCAACCCGGCCGTCAACCAGGCCAAGGCCGACGGCCTGCGGGCGCTGGGCCAGTTCGCCTACTACGACGCCATCGTCATGCACGGCCCCGGCAGCGACCCGGTCAGCTTCGGCGGCATCCGCGCCACCGCCATGAAGAAGGCCAAGACCCCCGCCCAGGGCGGCAACGAGACGACCTACCTCAACGCCTTCCTGGACGCCCGCAAGGCCGCCATGCTCACCGAGGCGGCCCACGACGACACCAGCAGGGTCGACACCGAGCAGCGGGTCTTCCTGAAGGCCGGCAACCTCGACCTCAACCCGCCGCTGAAGTGGAAGACCTACGGCGACAGCTACACCATCAACAGCTGA
- a CDS encoding cation diffusion facilitator family transporter, translating into MPLERSSPTGPPPATRPEGAQRSGAPAGAESVATVLVAAGANLGIAIAKAVAGLLGGSGAMLSEAAHSVADTVTELLLLTALRRSRRPADEEYPLGHSQELYLWALLASVATFVGGALFACWDGVHTLLSHREPGPAGLSFVVLAVSFALEGVSLLKGLRQVRGEAAGAGRSVLSHLKRTHDTTVKAVVMEDSAALVGLLLAAGGLLAGVLTGSSVGDGVASLLIGVLLARVAWVLGRSNASLLIGRALPSRTRQEIRAELLGIPHVETVAGLLTVVHGPQDVTVAAKVGFRDLATVAQVEAACEQAERRLRERFPAVRRVYLDPTPDHGDGRREPAASEGAART; encoded by the coding sequence CTGCCGCTCGAACGGTCGAGCCCGACCGGCCCGCCTCCGGCGACGCGGCCCGAGGGGGCGCAGAGGTCGGGCGCGCCGGCCGGGGCGGAGAGCGTCGCGACCGTGCTGGTCGCGGCGGGGGCGAACCTGGGGATCGCGATCGCCAAGGCGGTGGCCGGGCTGCTCGGCGGCTCGGGCGCGATGCTCTCCGAGGCGGCGCACTCGGTGGCCGACACGGTGACCGAGCTTCTGTTGCTGACCGCCCTGCGGCGCAGCCGGCGGCCCGCGGACGAGGAGTACCCGCTCGGCCACAGCCAGGAGCTCTATCTCTGGGCCCTGCTGGCCTCCGTCGCCACCTTCGTGGGCGGCGCGCTCTTCGCGTGCTGGGACGGCGTGCACACCCTGCTGTCCCACCGCGAGCCCGGGCCGGCCGGCCTGTCGTTCGTCGTCCTCGCGGTCAGCTTCGCGCTGGAGGGCGTCTCGCTGCTCAAGGGGCTGCGGCAGGTCCGCGGTGAGGCCGCCGGGGCCGGGCGGTCGGTGCTGTCGCACCTGAAGCGCACGCACGACACCACCGTGAAGGCGGTGGTGATGGAGGACTCCGCCGCGCTGGTCGGGCTGCTCCTCGCCGCCGGCGGTCTGCTGGCCGGTGTGCTGACCGGGAGTTCGGTCGGGGACGGCGTCGCCTCGCTGCTGATCGGCGTCCTGCTGGCGCGGGTCGCCTGGGTGCTCGGGCGCAGCAACGCGTCCCTGTTGATCGGGCGCGCGCTGCCGTCCCGGACCCGGCAGGAGATCCGGGCCGAGTTGCTCGGGATCCCGCACGTGGAGACGGTCGCCGGTCTGCTGACGGTGGTGCACGGACCGCAGGACGTGACCGTCGCGGCCAAGGTCGGGTTTCGCGACCTCGCCACGGTCGCGCAGGTGGAGGCGGCCTGCGAGCAGGCCGAACGGCGCCTGCGGGAGCGCTTCCCCGCCGTACGGCGGGTGTACCTGGACCCGACGCCCGACCACGGGGACGGACGGCGGGAGCCGGCCGCGTCCGAGGGAGCGGCGCGGACGTGA
- a CDS encoding PRC-barrel domain containing protein: MSQEQSAGAGQDVVRGLVGYRVEATDGHVGKVDRHTAGVDERHIVVDTGVWVFGTEVMLPASVITRVDHAAHTVWVAMSKADVKQAYRDETAGYYGSGG, encoded by the coding sequence ATGTCGCAGGAGCAGTCGGCGGGCGCCGGGCAGGACGTGGTGCGAGGCCTGGTGGGTTACCGGGTCGAGGCGACGGACGGGCACGTCGGGAAGGTCGACCGGCACACCGCCGGGGTCGACGAGCGGCACATCGTGGTGGACACCGGCGTCTGGGTGTTCGGCACCGAGGTCATGCTGCCCGCCTCGGTCATCACCCGGGTGGACCACGCCGCACACACCGTGTGGGTCGCCATGTCCAAGGCGGACGTCAAGCAGGCGTACCGGGACGAGACCGCGGGGTACTACGGCAGCGGCGGGTGA